In Haematobia irritans isolate KBUSLIRL chromosome 1, ASM5000362v1, whole genome shotgun sequence, a genomic segment contains:
- the Teh1 gene encoding tipE homolog 1 phospholipid transfer protein: MRSGSSELLLEQQQQELRLRKLRELAPKKKNGNRRFRSWRERARFYATSTLAFFSVTAGASLLFLVPLYVDPAISTLSHDFIENPTLCTTSRREDLVGIFNCSWSSCREGCTSDLYKCVHIYVTFIEENITIPENMTDYTNYTADWTQSEEATLLVNIKGCGYPPTVTCKTFNAFYGVEGAIYPCYYSRKNKTVVLTSYSHDDQVHVIVHFFAVPFVITLISSIALCIMHCDCRCKKDRSHRRNRPQCRRPRIDNLSDTSISTRVDMLTPAIEVYKPPL; encoded by the coding sequence ATGAGGAGTGGCAGTTCGGAATTACTACTCGAGCAGCAACAACAAGAGTTACGGTTACGTAAACTACGAGAACTGGctccaaaaaagaaaaatggtaACCGGCGCTTTCGTTCGTGGCGCGAACGTGCCCGCTTTTATGCTACCTCCACACTCGCCTTCTTCTCGGTGACCGCCGGTGCCTCGCTACTGTTCCTCGTGCCGCTCTATGTCGATCCAGCGATATCGACCCTCAGTCACGATTTCATTGAGAATCCCACACTCTGCACTACATCGCGCCGCGAAGATCTTGTCGGTATATTCAATTGTTCGTGGAGTTCATGCCGCGAGGGCTGCACCTCCGATCTCTACAAGTGTGTTCATATCTATGTGACGTTTATCGAGGAGAATATCACCATACCGGAAAATATGACCGACTATACAAATTACACGGCCGACTGGACGCAATCGGAAGAGGCCACTCTCTTGGTCAATATCAAGGGGTGTGGCTATCCGCCCACAGTAACGTGCAAAACGTTCAATGCATTTTATGGTGTCGAGGGTGCCATCTATCCTTGCTACTATTCACGTAAAAATAAAACAGTCGTACTCACCTCGTACAGTCACGACGACCAGGTCCATGTGATCGTACATTTTTTTGCCGTGCCATTTGTGATAACATTGATCTCATCGATAGCTTTGTGCATAATGCACTGTGACTGCCGTTGTAAAAAGGATCGAAGTCATCGGCGAAATCGGCCGCAGTGTCGAAGGCCACGTATTGATAATTTAAG